The proteins below come from a single Bactrocera dorsalis isolate Fly_Bdor chromosome 5, ASM2337382v1, whole genome shotgun sequence genomic window:
- the LOC109579388 gene encoding enoyl-[acyl-carrier-protein] reductase, mitochondrial-like, translating into MFLQLLRQHIPPTLQRRVTLIEHRKTTCICAQSLQYCDYGEPADVLQLVELDLSEPKDNEVLVRLLAAPINPSDINTIQGKYPVKLPLPAIAGNEGVGEVLRAGANVQKLKRGQRVVVVESALGTWRTHANFSEQQLLGIPNKMDLATAATMVVNPPTAYRMLKDFVPLAQGDCVIQNGANSAVGQIVHQLCKAWGLKSIGIVRNRPNLEELKTYLKLLGASEVLTEEELAQKDVANKLCKLPTPRLALNCVGGKNASEMAKLLAVKGVMVTYGGMSRKPVVIPTPALIFKNISFCGFWVTRWMREHKGKPTRDKMFAELIEMFDQGKLKGVKHEMVPLKDYKKAVSDALDLKGMVGKKYILQMKC; encoded by the coding sequence atgttcttgcaATTGCTACGCCAGCACATACCGCCCACGCTGCAGCGTCGAGTGACTTTAATCGAACATCGTAAAACGACGTGCATTTGCGCACAATCATTGCAATATTGCGACTATGGTGAACCCGCTGACGTACTGCAGCTTGTCGAGTTGGATTTGTCCGAACCGAAAGACAATGAAGTGTTGGTGAGATTATTGGCCGCACCGATTAATCCCTCCGACATCAACACCATACAAGGCAAATATCCGGTGAAATTACCGTTACCCGCAATCGCCGGTAATGAAGGTGTCGGAGAAGTGCTGCGCGCCGGCGCCAACGTTCAAAAACTGAAGCGAGGTCAACGTGTTGTTGTAGTCGAGAGCGCGCTGGGCACTTGGCGGACACACGCAAACTTTTCCGAGCAACAACTCTTGGGTATACCGAATAAGATGGACTTGGCGACCGCTGCCACAATGGTGGTGAATCCACCGACTGCCTATCGAATGCTGAAGGATTTCGTGCCACTCGCACAAGGCGATTGTGTTATACAAAATGGCGCCAATAGCGCTGTCGGTCAAATAGTTCACCAATTGTGTAAAGCATGGGGTCTCAAGTCAATTGGCATCGTGCGAAATCGCCCGAACTTGGAAGAGCTGAAAACGTATCTAAAACTACTCGGAGCAAGTGAGGTACTAACGGAGGAGGAACTAGCGCAAAAAGATGTGGCGAATAAACTCTGCAAACTGCCGACGCCACGTCTGGCGCTCAATTGTGTTGGCGGTAAGAATGCCTCGGAGATGGCAAAGCTGCTGGCCGTTAAGGGTGTCATGGTCACATACGGCGGCATGTCGCGTAAGCCTGTGGTGATTCCAACGCCTGcgcttattttcaaaaatatctccttCTGTGGATTTTGGGTCACACGTTGGATGAGGGAGCACAAGGGCAAGCCGACGCGTGACAAAATGTTTGCTGAACTCATTGAGATGTTCGACCAAGGCAAGCTGAAAGGTGTCAAGCACGAGATGGTGCCGCTGAAGGATTATAAAAAGGCAGTTTCAGATGCATTGGACTTAAAGGGCATGGTGGGGAAGAAATACATTTTGCAAATGAAGTGttga